The following DNA comes from Limnobacter sp. SAORIC-580.
GAATCCACGGCAACAAGTAACGCATGGTTTCTCCGTTTTCAGCCAACATGGCGCATCCGCCAATAACAAACTGAAGACCGTTTTTCATTAACGTTTCAGCCACCCGAGACAACGCGTTTTCGCACAAGTATCGATCGTCGGAATTAAGCCAGCACAAAATATCGCCAGTTGTCTTAGAGAATCCAATATTCAGGGCGTTTACTAAACCTTTGTCACTCCTTGAGACAATTTTTATTCGAGGGTCTCCAATAGATTCAAGATATTCCAATGTGCCATCGGTTGAGCCCCCGTCGCACACAAGTAATTCATAGTTGTTGTGTGTCTGGGCCAGCAAACTTGCAATACATTCTTTGATGTAACGCATGCTGTTCCAAGTAGGCATCACAATGCTGACCAGGTAATTGCCACTTGGCATCTTCATTTCCTCACGCAGCTCGAAGCTTGTTCGATATTTTCTTCAATTGGCCAAAAAACTTGGGGAACCGCCGGAGAGAAAGCCTGATCCATGTGAGTACTGAAATTCCCAATACGCGCTTGGACATGTGTTCATAATACTGAACGTTGTCGGTCACAGCAGCGGGCTCAAGGCCTGTGTTTATTTGCGATGCCACCTGTAACCGTTTTATATATTCCGGATCGCCTCCAGAGGTGTGCGTTGCATCGATGCCGAACCCAATATTACGAACAAGATTGTGGGCGGGTGTAACGCACAGCGCTTGGTTTTCCCAATGCGCATAGGTCCACTGATGATCCCAGGTTGAAATCTGATTCTTGTGGGCCAGGTCGAAAACAAGCTTCCAGTACGCGGCGTGAAGCCCTTTTCGGGGCATACATTTCAGCAAACTTTGCCCTGTTTTGGTAGCGGGCCAACTGGACATGTTGACATCGTACTGCTGCCAAGCCCTTCGCCAA
Coding sequences within:
- a CDS encoding glycosyltransferase; translation: MKMPSGNYLVSIVMPTWNSMRYIKECIASLLAQTHNNYELLVCDGGSTDGTLEYLESIGDPRIKIVSRSDKGLVNALNIGFSKTTGDILCWLNSDDRYLCENALSRVAETLMKNGLQFVIGGCAMLAENGETMRYLLPWIPQPPFGYRGHSNCFTGSLFFKKEAWAKFGQFSEQNKYAFEYELIRQLMACPQQGRILIGAPVAGFRLRPDSVSGANSEAMALERNRVVGNIVHENAPFRHQLIRLYSYARLGLLPTFLKYLRANRNPKAVRNVWKN
- a CDS encoding glycosyltransferase family 2 protein, whose amino-acid sequence is MTTQNAVLMLVFNRPDVTEQVFQAVRNARPPRLYVAADGPRPGRSQDEETTAKVREVFKQVDWPCEVHTRFLTENLGCRNAVSSAIDWFFSKEEQGIVLEDDVLPSPAFFSYCDTMLERYKHDERVFSVVGNNLVEPWYQHPESYFFSKVFFVWGWASWRRAWQQYDVNMSSWPATKTGQSLLKCMPRKGLHAAYWKLVFDLAHKNQISTWDHQWTYAHWENQALCVTPAHNLVRNIGFGIDATHTSGGDPEYIKRLQVASQINTGLEPAAVTDNVQYYEHMSKRVLGISVLTWIRLSLRRFPKFFGQLKKISNKLRAA